A window of Hordeum vulgare subsp. vulgare chromosome 5H, MorexV3_pseudomolecules_assembly, whole genome shotgun sequence genomic DNA:
AGGACTCCgtatcaaaaaaaaaatcatatgaACACTAGTAGTATCCCTTGAGGTTTCTTTGGCCTTCTAATGGTCAATTCAAGAAAAGTAACTCGAAAGCACAAGAGGTGTCCTTGTTAACCATAAAGATTAATGGAAGCGGGAAATTGATTGTGCCACTACAGAACTTCAGAGTAAATATGACCCAACCCACCGCCAAAAAAGATTCCAATAAAAAGAGAAATGTGCTACAGGAGCAAAGTCCCAGGAAAGGCGTGGCCTTTTTTCAAATTGCTTCCAAGAAAAGGTTAAAGAAAGAAAAGAACATAAAGGTAAATTCAAGATGAGGCAGTTCATGGTTCCAGCTATTTTAACAGCAATAGTATTTGTTTCCTTCATTCTATCAGATAAGGACCATGACCAAAAAACAATTTGAGGAATCACCATGAAAATTACAGGTGAAAATATTTGGTTTTCTTCAAGGAAACTAACATGCAGTGAATTCCTAGAAATTTTTGTATAAAATCTACCTTCAACATCAATTCAATTTAGCAACCACCCTTTGAATTCTGAAGTTACGCTAAAAAGATCTATGACAACTTAAAACAAGAACGGGTGGAATGTCTGCTGAAACTCAATGCAATTCAAGTTAAATTTGCAGAGGTAAACAAATGAACATTATTTTGGCATTGGTGTGAACTTTACTTCCCGCGTGCTAAATAATCATGTGCCACGGAAGTCACTTCAAGGGACCATAGTTGAAGGGATATAGTGCCATGATGCCATCAAACTTCATCCGTAAAGTGCTTTCAAGTTCATGTAAAGATGAATTGCTAATTGCCGGCAAGCTTTGGGAAGCAATCAGAACAAGATGATCAAAGCATGTGATTAGCTCTACTACCACCAGAACATATTATCTCTAACCAACTAGAAGTAAGGAAGACAATGTGGTAAGATAAGCACTGCTTTGGAATAGTGACTTCTCATTCCCTGCCGCGTGGGAAGAAATCTTTAGAACACTACAGATCCTATTACTAATGGATACGCATACGCTTGTGCTTACAACGCTATTAGCCAAGTAAAGTTGATGCATTTATACACATGCAACAAACTAGTTGAACCTTAACGCAAACACATACGAGCGGATAAGCATTTTTATCAAGCAATATCACTGGAAAAAACGACATGGAGAGGGAAGGAAGATCTTACAAATGGCCAAATTCGTCAAGCCATTACGCTTCAGCAAGGAAGGCAGGCGGCCATGCCAGGGAGTAGGCGAAGATGGGGTCCCCGTACTCCTTGCCATCTTCCATCGCCAGGCGCTCCAGCTTGCAAGTCTTGAGATCGAACGAGTAGCGGCCACAGCCCAGCATCTGGATGAAGAGCTTCCCTGTGCGCCCGGCGTCCATGTCGGTGAGCATGATGCTCGCCATCCTGGCCCTCCTGTCCCTGGGCAAGCCCGGCACTGCGTCGTACACTTTGCTAAGGTTCATCTCCCTCTCAAGATGCCACCCATTGTCGCTCCACCTGGTCTCCCGACGCACCCAGAGTTGCATCATCTGGTCCTCCACGGTCGCGATGCAGAGCTGCCCGTCCTCCGGCATCTCCCCGACGCGGTACTTGCTGAAGCGGTCCGACAGTGCAGCCGGCGCCAGCATGTAAGAGAAGCGCAGTGTGGAAGGGTCCAGCACGAGCACGCGACCGGAGTTGCAGAGGTGCCAGTAGAGCTTCCCGGCGGCGTGCACGCAGCGTCGCTCGAGGCACCGGAGCTCGAAATCGACCTCGACGTCCACGGCCCGCGGGAGCGCGCGCCAGCGGCACCGTCCATCATCGACGGACGCGACCCAGGCGCGCGGGCGCCCGTCGTCGATGGCAAAGCAGACGACCTCGAAGCAGAGCTTGCTCGGGTGCGCGCGGGAGAGAAGCGCGGAGCCGATGTAGACCCTGGAGCGGCGCCAGAGACGGTCATCGGGCACGGTgcagcgcggcggcggcgggaggagcgCGCGGCGGCGGGTGGCCGGGTCGAGGACGAGGAAGCGCGGGAGGATCCCCCCGGGGAGCGCCGCGGTGGGCTCGAGGAGCAGGAGGCCCTGGTGGGAGTCGTAGAGCTTGTAGCGGGAGGCGCCCGGGGCGAAGTCGAGGGGGCTGAGCggggaggaggagccgaggggGACGAAGACGGCGTCGTGGAGGGGCTGGTGCTTCTGCTTGAAGGGCGGCGGGAGGGAGGCTTCTAGAGGGTGGTGGAAGTAGCCGAGTAGGGGAGGGGCGCGGGGCAGGCAGCGGGAGGCGACGCGGCGCCAGTAGTGGCAGGCGAGGGCGGCGCGGAGGAGGTCGACGAGGGAGAGGCGGCGGAGGACGTTGCGGAGCACGTCCCCGGTGAGGACGTCGGCCGCCTTCGTCTCCGTCGGCGGTGGCGGCAGAACCGAGGTCGGGGAACTGGAGGAAGGTGGGGTTTTGGTTCTGGTTTTGGGCTTGGGCTTTCGTCCGCCCCTCTTTTTCCCAGTCTTCCCCGCCattggcggaggcggaggcggaggcggaggcggtagTGTACTTTTTTGGTGGGGCGGTCTGGCAGGGGAGGGTTCTGGAGAGAAAGCAGCGGAAAAGGCACGCTCTGCTCCTGTGGAAGGAGAGGAGGTGGGGTGGGACGGGAAATGAAAGGGTTCGACATAATTGAATTTGTTTTTGAAATGCAATTGTATTATCAACATTTAGAGCATCTTAAAAAGAAATACTTTACAGCGTCGAAATAGTCGGTTTTTGCGCACAAACGACGGCTCCACCTACCACTAGAAACTATAGCGCGCATGAGCCGTTTTAGCAGCCGCTGTAAATAAACGGCGCACgcgaacaacacaaacaacatgtACATTCTAAAAAAACCAAGAAGATCAAacacataaaaaataatcaacaataaatagtctAATTTTATTACAAAACGAACAAATAGTTTATCTTCCAATACAACAAATCATCATGCGTTTTGTCGTCCATTTCATACCCATCATTCTTCGATGAGATCTTTTTCAAGATCATCATGCGTTTTGCTACGTCGAATGGCATGATCGGAGGTAACAATCGGGCCACCCTTGCAACCCTCCGCCGCACTCGCACCGGATGTGCCAAGAGCTCATACTGAGATTAGTCTAAATCTTGGTCACGCTCATTttcaatgatcatgttattgttggaaatatgcctgatgacccacaagtataggggatcaatcgtagtactttcgataagtaagagtatcgaacccaacgaggagcagaaggatctgacaagtggttttcagcaaaaaaatatctgcaagcactgaaattatccgtaacaagtgattgtgtggtgagatgattcgtagcgagcaacaagtaacaaaagtagcaacggtgcagcaaagtggcccaatcccttttgtagcaagagacaagcctgaacaaagtcttataggaggaaaaacgttcccgaggacacacgggaatttctgtcatgctagtttcatcatgttcatatgattcgccttcgttactttgatagtttgatatgtgggtggaccagcgcttgggtactgcccttacttggacaagcatcacacttatgattaacccctctcgcaagcatccgcaactacgaaagaagaattaagacaaagtctaaccatagcattaaactagtggatccaaatcagccccttacgaagtaacgcataaactagggtttaagtttctgtcactctaacaacccatcatctacttactacttcccaatgccttcctctaggcccaaataatggtgaagtgttatgtagtcgacgttcacataacaccactagagaaaaacaacatacaacatatcaaaataccgaacgaataccaaattcacatgactattattagcatgacttatcacatgtcctcaggaacaaaagtaactactcacaaagcataatcataatcatgatcagaggtgtaatgagtagcatcaaggatctgaacataaactcttcaccaactaatccaactacaaagagtaatcaacactactagcaaccttacaagaaccaattggagtcgcgagacagagattggttacaagagatgaactatggtttggatatgagatggtgctgatgaagatgttgatggtgacgagtcccctccgatgagaggagtgttggtgatgacgatggcgacgatttccccctccgggagggaagtttccccggcaggatcgtcctgtcggagctctagattggttctgctcaagttctgcctcgtggcggcggcgaaaccacgaaaaagctctcgtctgattttttttttctggatgaaaccctccatatagcaaaagagggggggcaagtgggccagcagggtgcccacaagcccccatcgcgcgacctgggggggtggccgcgtcgtgcaggcttgtggccaccccctggcgcccctctggcgcttcttcggcccagtatattttatatattgggaaaaaatctccgttgattttcacggcgtttggagttgcgcagaataggtatctcaactttgctccactttcaggccagaattccagttgccggtattctccctcttcatgtaaaccttgcaaaataagagagaaaaggcataagaatagtaccatgaagtgaaataacagtcaaagaagcgataaatatcaacatgaaaacatgatgcaaagtggacgtatcaactcccccaagcttagacctcgcttgtcctcaagcaaaagcctagctcaataaatatgtccacatgtttagggagagaggtgtcgacaaaacaagatacgaacatgcatgcatcatgatcaagatcagaacagcaataccaacatataatctctcatgctaaagtgataattccttcacaaagtaaaacatggatcaagaaccttaccgagaagtaacaaccgatagcctttagtcattgaagcaattgcaatttatcacaacatcagaaagtgtcaaataagagcttgtaaagcaaatccacatactcaaccattctttcgttctctacaattgctacaactcacgtggtactcatgagatcaaagtttcagctgaacacagagaaagataggggcttatatttgcctcccaactacttacctcaagggtaatgtcaacaataataattcatgagtacttacctccaagttgacttatgaatatagatctttcccaagcatgtgacggtagccaagacaaaggcaaaataaggaattggtgaagatcatcatgactctttcaagggcaaaaagtaaaggtataagataggccctccgcagagggaagcagaggttgtcatgcgcttttgaggtttggatgcgtgtcctcttagtgcggaggaacgtcactttatattgcctcctgtgataaagaactttattatgcagtctgtcgcttttatgtcttcctcatcacaggttcgtataaagcatattttccacacactaatagatcatacatattagagagcaatttttattgcttgcaccgatgacaacttacttgagggatcttattcaatccataggtaggtatggtggactctcatggcaaaactggtttgaaggtttatggatgcacaagtagtatctctacttagtgcgggagttttggctaatatgaggtggaagcagtcgtcacatgctaagggatctctaatcatataacattgttcaaagccaagcaaacacaattcattatgttttcttccttgtccaacatctacttctaggcatgcaatagtttagtgagtgttcacaatcatagatggtgtcagagatgatatatttatatgtgaacctatccttccttatcgcttcctattaattgcaacaatgaccaaggtctacgttttcctaccctcaacaagtttcaatcatcatcctttttatatgtgaagccatcacttcccataagatcattacatgatctttcatgcttttgttctatcctcactcttttgatcatggcaagaggcaaagcccttcaactaagacactctttattataaggctcacgagcaagaatacatcgggggtgacacaaagcaaaaatcaagactaaaacactaagacttttaaactactagagaaaaagaaaaccgaaaaggaaaactaaaacaaaggtaaaggcaaaagatgtgatggtgatacgataccggggcaactcccccaagcttggcacaagccaaggggattgcccataccaatgctcagttgtcttcctttggtggtgatggtggtggagttgttgcagaggtcttgagcttgtctaatttccacttgagcataaaattctgctctctcagatcatcattttcctcctcaagcttcaacaccctttgacaaaatcctgcttactctcctgcaagaaacgagaagggataaacaagttcttaggcttcttccttgagtcagggaggctcgacttcttgaactccacatgagtgcgtccaggttgaggtagaggagcctcctctttatcggaactcatttgttccttccccttgggatcatagtattcttcctcatcactggtccaaccatatggttccaagtccccatagaccttggggttagcaaggtaatcagccacatagctctctccctctgaatcctgagaaggcatcttgacctagatctgcgacagaaaacaggctcgaaacgaaaaacagagggaatctgcgtgatgcatgggtcagaccaaacggaagtatatataatgattttttccagaccagaaggagtactctgcacgaaaacggagtctgggaggcgcacgaggtggccataagccctcacggcgcggccagggggtgggctcgcgccatgcaggcctgtcgcctcctcgcgcactttccggactgcttccaatttttgtattttttctaatattccaaaacggagaaaatttcctatcgggaacgttttggactctgttttcttaccgaatctcatacctcttcattttcggagtctgaaacaggctgataaatgtcccttaggtattcttccggagttatggtattgatgatattgctttcaacatttatgggagtacctgagatataatgcttgattctgtgcccatttaccactctcagacaattaccttctgtgttgttgatcttgatagcaccgaaatgatatacttcctcaacaacatagggaccttcccatttagagagaagcttgcctgcaaagaatctta
This region includes:
- the LOC123398109 gene encoding uncharacterized protein LOC123398109 → MAGKTGKKRGGRKPKPKTRTKTPPSSSSPTSVLPPPPTETKAADVLTGDVLRNVLRRLSLVDLLRAALACHYWRRVASRCLPRAPPLLGYFHHPLEASLPPPFKQKHQPLHDAVFVPLGSSSPLSPLDFAPGASRYKLYDSHQGLLLLEPTAALPGGILPRFLVLDPATRRRALLPPPPRCTVPDDRLWRRSRVYIGSALLSRAHPSKLCFEVVCFAIDDGRPRAWVASVDDGRCRWRALPRAVDVEVDFELRCLERRCVHAAGKLYWHLCNSGRVLVLDPSTLRFSYMLAPAALSDRFSKYRVGEMPEDGQLCIATVEDQMMQLWVRRETRWSDNGWHLEREMNLSKVYDAVPGLPRDRRARMASIMLTDMDAGRTGKLFIQMLGCGRYSFDLKTCKLERLAMEDGKEYGDPIFAYSLAWPPAFLAEA